A portion of the Francisella uliginis genome contains these proteins:
- the aceF gene encoding pyruvate dehydrogenase complex dihydrolipoyllysine-residue acetyltransferase, whose translation MSVEIVKVPDIGDYDSVDVIEVNVAEGDVIAEEDSLITLETDKASMEVPSPVAGKIVKLTVKVGDKVSEGSAIMEVELEGSADTAEDKPAQQTESAPASSGATETVDVKVPDIGDYDAAEIIEISVKVGDEIAEEDSLITLETDKASMEVPSSASGKVVEIAVKVGEKVGEGDLILKVESGASQSASASTSTQEQTQQSSAPAQTSEEVVDVEVPDIGDYDSVDVIEVSVAVGDKVEEEDSLITLETDKASMEVPSPVSGEVTEIITKVGDKVSQGSLILKVKTQGAAPAPAPSQSAKQEDPKQDSKPAPTPAPAQNSINEYEVDNSNAHASPAVRKLARILNVDLSKVKATGRKGRVTKEDCYNYIKHAVTQVQTGKVAASGSGLDLLDDPVIDFSKFGEIETQPLTRINKISAKNLHRNWVKIPHVTFYDDADVSDLEEFRKSKKAFAEKMGVKITPLSFLVKAAAVALQEFPRMNSSLSNDGENLILKKYYNIGFAADTPAGLMVPVIKDADKKGIIEISKDIMELAGKARDGKLGSKDMSGATFTISSIGVLGTTAFTPIINMPEVAIMGVSKTAVKPIWNGKEFEPRTMLPLSMSADHRVIDGALAAKFLTRYSQILSDLREIIM comes from the coding sequence ATGTCTGTAGAGATAGTTAAGGTTCCTGATATTGGGGATTATGATAGTGTAGATGTGATTGAAGTAAATGTTGCTGAAGGTGATGTTATTGCTGAGGAAGATTCTTTAATTACATTAGAAACTGATAAGGCTAGTATGGAGGTTCCATCTCCAGTAGCTGGTAAAATTGTTAAGCTAACTGTAAAAGTTGGTGATAAAGTTTCAGAAGGTTCGGCAATTATGGAAGTTGAACTTGAAGGTTCGGCTGATACAGCAGAAGACAAACCTGCGCAACAGACAGAATCTGCACCAGCTTCATCAGGTGCTACTGAGACTGTTGATGTTAAAGTTCCTGATATCGGCGATTACGATGCAGCTGAGATTATTGAAATATCTGTGAAAGTAGGCGATGAAATTGCTGAAGAAGATTCTTTAATTACGCTAGAAACTGATAAAGCTAGTATGGAAGTCCCATCATCGGCTAGTGGTAAGGTTGTTGAGATAGCTGTAAAAGTTGGTGAGAAAGTTGGTGAAGGTGATTTGATACTTAAAGTTGAAAGTGGTGCAAGTCAATCAGCTTCTGCTTCTACTTCTACTCAAGAGCAAACTCAACAGTCTTCAGCACCTGCACAAACTTCTGAAGAAGTTGTAGATGTAGAAGTCCCAGATATTGGTGATTATGATAGTGTTGATGTTATTGAGGTATCAGTAGCTGTTGGTGATAAAGTTGAAGAGGAAGATTCATTAATCACATTAGAAACTGACAAAGCTAGTATGGAAGTACCATCTCCAGTATCAGGTGAGGTTACAGAAATTATTACAAAGGTTGGTGATAAAGTTTCTCAAGGTAGTTTAATCCTTAAAGTTAAGACTCAAGGAGCTGCACCAGCGCCAGCTCCTAGTCAATCAGCTAAGCAAGAAGATCCTAAGCAAGACTCTAAGCCTGCTCCGACTCCAGCACCAGCTCAAAATAGTATTAATGAGTATGAGGTAGATAACTCAAATGCTCATGCTTCTCCAGCTGTTAGAAAGTTAGCTAGAATTTTAAATGTTGATTTAAGCAAAGTAAAAGCTACAGGTCGTAAAGGTCGTGTAACAAAAGAAGATTGTTATAACTATATCAAACATGCTGTAACACAAGTTCAAACGGGTAAAGTTGCTGCAAGTGGAAGTGGTTTAGATCTTTTAGATGATCCTGTTATTGATTTCTCTAAATTTGGTGAGATTGAAACTCAGCCTTTAACTCGTATTAATAAAATTAGTGCGAAAAACTTACATAGAAACTGGGTTAAAATTCCGCATGTAACTTTCTATGATGATGCTGATGTTTCTGATCTAGAAGAGTTTAGAAAGTCTAAAAAAGCATTTGCTGAGAAAATGGGTGTGAAAATTACTCCATTATCATTCTTGGTAAAAGCTGCAGCGGTAGCTTTACAAGAATTCCCAAGAATGAACAGTTCACTTTCAAATGATGGTGAGAATTTAATTCTTAAAAAATATTATAATATTGGTTTTGCTGCAGATACTCCAGCAGGATTAATGGTTCCAGTTATCAAAGATGCTGATAAGAAAGGTATTATTGAAATATCAAAAGATATTATGGAACTAGCAGGTAAAGCCCGTGATGGTAAGCTAGGCTCAAAAGATATGTCTGGAGCTACATTTACTATCTCAAGTATAGGTGTGCTTGGAACTACAGCATTTACACCAATCATTAATATGCCAGAAGTAGCTATTATGGGTGTGTCGAAGACTGCTGTTAAACCAATTTGGAATGGTAAAGAATTTGAACCTAGAACAATGCTACCTTTATCTATGTCTGCAGATCATAGAGTTATTGATGGAGCATTAGCTGCTAAGTTCTTAACAAGATATAGTCAGATTCTATCTGATTTACGTGAAATTATAATGTAA